A genomic window from Cardiocondyla obscurior isolate alpha-2009 linkage group LG02, Cobs3.1, whole genome shotgun sequence includes:
- the LOC139113293 gene encoding protein transport protein Sec61 subunit gamma, giving the protein MDQIKKLTEPGRQFTKDSIRLVKRCTKPDRKEFQKIAIATAIGFCIMGFIGFFVKLIHIPINNIIVGS; this is encoded by the exons ATGGATCAAATCAAGAAGCTTACCGAACCTGGCCGTCAGTTTACCAAGGATAGCATCAGGCTTGTCAAAAGATGTACCAAGCCAGATCGCAAag agtTTCAGAAGATTGCTATTGCTACTGCAATTGGTTTCTGTATAATGGGCTTCATAGGAttctttgttaaattaatcCATATCCCAATCAACAATATCATTGT aGGTTCATAA